The Herminiimonas arsenitoxidans genome window below encodes:
- a CDS encoding MerR family transcriptional regulator — MKIGELAQKTGLTTSTIRFYEEQGLIQPPTRGANGYRYYDDSDLRRLHMVMKVQKLGFSLDAIRGLFIHDGQCSKSRTLEQIDIRLEEVAQLEATLMAQRAELISLRDILEASIKTGLDPVCTASPGPDQNQFKYGDMSIHNRMHAKGNRP, encoded by the coding sequence ATGAAGATAGGCGAATTAGCGCAGAAAACCGGGCTGACGACATCGACCATACGGTTTTATGAGGAACAGGGACTCATACAGCCACCGACTCGTGGTGCCAATGGCTATCGCTACTATGACGATAGTGATCTACGGCGTTTGCATATGGTGATGAAGGTGCAAAAACTAGGCTTCTCTTTGGATGCTATTCGTGGCTTGTTCATACATGACGGGCAATGCTCCAAATCGAGAACCCTAGAGCAAATCGATATTCGCCTCGAAGAGGTAGCGCAGCTTGAAGCGACCCTGATGGCTCAACGTGCTGAACTGATATCGCTGCGCGACATACTGGAAGCGAGTATCAAGACAGGGCTTGATCCTGTATGCACCGCATCGCCTGGCCCAGATCAAAACCAATTTAAATATGGCGACATGTCGATTCACAATCGCATGCATGCCAAAGGAAACAGACCGTAG
- a CDS encoding c-type cytochrome, which yields MHNKLLLALILSLSTTIAHAAGDVVAGKRVFATCANCHQVGPSARGNFGPQLNGIVGRTAGTTTDYKYSPAMKASGIVWTEKNLRAFIKSTHDVVPGNKMRFFGISDEKQITDLLAYLQTFK from the coding sequence ATGCATAACAAATTATTACTGGCGCTGATCCTGAGCTTGAGCACGACCATCGCACATGCAGCTGGCGATGTAGTCGCAGGCAAAAGGGTCTTTGCAACATGTGCGAATTGCCATCAGGTAGGCCCATCTGCGCGTGGCAACTTTGGGCCACAACTCAATGGGATAGTTGGAAGAACAGCAGGGACAACGACAGATTACAAGTATTCGCCGGCGATGAAGGCATCCGGCATCGTATGGACAGAGAAGAATCTACGCGCTTTTATCAAGTCCACGCATGATGTCGTGCCAGGTAACAAGATGCGTTTTTTTGGAATCAGCGATGAAAAGCAGATCACGGATTTGCTGGCTTATCTGCAAACCTTCAAATAA
- a CDS encoding NAD(P)H-dependent oxidoreductase → MTAVIQQLNWRYATKKFDPSKIVSDEKLERILEAIRLTPTSSGLQPYELLVVSNPDIRKKIRAVGWDQAQITDSSHLLVFAAWDDITPERVNMMFDLTNEVRGVVNEGWENYRQMLLGIVAARGKEGNYQSAARQAYIGLGSALLAAAFEEVDATPMEGFDPAAVDEILGLPAKHLRSVVILPIGYRAEEGDWLVDLKKVRRARENFIIEVK, encoded by the coding sequence ATGACAGCAGTAATTCAGCAATTGAACTGGCGCTATGCCACGAAAAAATTCGACCCTTCCAAAATTGTTTCTGACGAAAAACTGGAGCGCATACTGGAAGCCATACGACTTACCCCAACCTCAAGCGGTCTGCAACCTTACGAATTGTTGGTGGTAAGCAATCCCGACATACGCAAAAAAATCAGGGCAGTCGGTTGGGATCAGGCACAAATTACTGATAGTTCCCACCTACTCGTGTTTGCTGCCTGGGATGACATCACGCCCGAGCGCGTGAACATGATGTTCGATCTAACCAACGAGGTGCGTGGTGTCGTGAATGAGGGATGGGAAAATTATCGTCAAATGCTGCTTGGCATCGTTGCTGCACGAGGGAAGGAAGGCAACTACCAGAGCGCGGCAAGACAGGCTTATATCGGACTTGGTTCGGCCTTGCTCGCCGCCGCGTTTGAAGAAGTCGATGCGACACCGATGGAAGGTTTCGACCCGGCCGCAGTCGATGAAATCCTGGGATTGCCAGCGAAGCATTTACGCAGCGTCGTGATTTTGCCTATCGGTTATCGTGCCGAGGAAGGTGATTGGTTGGTCGACCTCAAGAAAGTGCGTCGCGCACGTGAGAACTTCATCATCGAAGTGAAGTAG
- a CDS encoding TonB-dependent siderophore receptor, translating into MQHQFGPSQQTLPCVRTLTPASNAVRLAVLSMALAAPIMLAGMSVSAHAQSASSQQSYQIAPGPLGAALAEFAAASGITLSTDSAQTRELTSAGLTGKYSVDEGFTRLLEGSGLEAIRQTNGGYILRKVAPGTTTLPAVSVNAKVLDPTTEGTGSYTTNTVTIGKWEQSLRQIPQSVSVLTKQRMLDQNMTQLEEALDQVTGVQLDTTTGASGAANLVARGFPITSYQYDGVPQTFLGTSYTGYDVAVLDRIEVIRGAAGLLQGAGNPSATVNLVRKKPTHEFAGSVAASMGAWDSYRSEFDIGGPLNASGSVRGRFVGVYDDRGSYVDYQRSKKSIFYGVVDIDLAPATMLTLGLQQQQVNAVPSIFGLPRYSDGRSLGLPRSTNLTPAWNRWDQDITEVFAGLTHRIDNDWKLNFAFNGSHQQQDFKRSVTSGTAANGGVVPGSSNASIYTGIKWHSDGDRYNLDANADGKVTLFGRRHDVLIGVNAQSYNVDTKGSNFLPPVAIPDIFNFDPSSVPEPDAGPYTSGTTATTKQYGVYGSTRLNLSDPLKLILGARLSWYKTQTDNHNFVTGVTTQGRQIAYNSELTPYAGLVYELNDRYSLYASYADIFLPQTTQFTVGGKELAPIVGSNYEIGLKGEFFNGALNASIAAFRIDQKNRAQETVGTPCAGAAVTGWCYEAQGKVRSEGIETEVSGKLTPDWDLFAGYTYNSTKYMKDLLNEGTSFRTQTPRHLFKLWTQYRLPIDERRWSVGGGINAQSSYYALNGTVKSEQGAFSVLKMSIVYRYSDKITASLVINNVLDKVYYSGIRGVNFGNVYGDPRNATLTLRASF; encoded by the coding sequence ATGCAGCATCAATTTGGACCATCACAGCAGACGCTCCCTTGCGTTCGTACTCTTACCCCGGCCAGCAATGCCGTCCGGCTTGCCGTGCTCAGCATGGCACTGGCCGCTCCCATCATGCTGGCCGGCATGTCTGTGTCTGCCCATGCACAATCGGCAAGCAGCCAACAGTCTTACCAGATTGCGCCCGGTCCGCTTGGTGCTGCACTGGCTGAATTTGCCGCCGCATCCGGCATTACGCTCTCCACGGATTCTGCCCAGACGCGCGAACTGACATCTGCCGGCCTCACAGGAAAATACAGTGTCGATGAAGGGTTCACTCGCTTGCTGGAAGGCAGCGGACTGGAAGCGATACGTCAGACCAACGGTGGCTACATTTTGCGCAAGGTCGCACCCGGCACGACGACATTGCCGGCAGTCAGTGTCAACGCTAAGGTGCTGGATCCCACCACGGAAGGGACGGGTTCCTATACGACGAATACCGTCACGATAGGCAAATGGGAACAATCATTGCGCCAGATTCCGCAATCGGTCAGCGTGCTTACTAAACAGCGCATGCTCGACCAGAACATGACGCAACTTGAAGAAGCGCTGGATCAGGTTACCGGGGTACAACTCGATACCACGACCGGTGCTTCCGGTGCGGCCAATCTGGTTGCACGTGGTTTCCCGATTACGTCTTATCAGTACGACGGTGTACCGCAAACTTTTCTCGGCACTTCCTATACCGGTTATGACGTTGCCGTGCTTGATCGCATCGAAGTGATACGCGGAGCGGCCGGACTGTTGCAGGGTGCGGGCAATCCATCTGCGACCGTTAATTTGGTCCGCAAAAAACCTACCCATGAATTTGCCGGATCTGTTGCCGCCAGCATGGGTGCATGGGATTCGTATCGCAGCGAGTTTGATATCGGTGGTCCGCTCAATGCATCAGGTAGCGTGCGCGGCCGCTTCGTCGGCGTCTACGATGATCGTGGCAGCTACGTCGATTATCAGCGCTCGAAAAAATCGATCTTCTACGGCGTCGTCGACATTGATCTTGCGCCGGCAACGATGTTGACACTGGGTCTGCAACAGCAACAAGTGAATGCCGTACCCAGCATCTTCGGCCTTCCACGCTATAGCGATGGACGCAGCTTAGGATTGCCGCGCTCTACTAATCTGACACCTGCCTGGAATCGTTGGGATCAGGACATTACGGAAGTATTCGCCGGCTTGACGCATCGCATTGATAACGATTGGAAGCTGAACTTCGCCTTCAACGGCTCGCATCAGCAACAGGATTTCAAACGTTCAGTCACAAGTGGCACGGCAGCAAATGGTGGCGTTGTTCCCGGTAGTTCCAACGCTTCGATCTACACAGGGATCAAGTGGCATTCCGATGGTGATCGCTACAATCTCGATGCCAATGCAGATGGGAAAGTCACTCTGTTCGGTCGACGGCATGATGTGCTGATCGGCGTCAACGCACAAAGCTACAACGTTGATACCAAAGGCAGCAACTTCCTTCCGCCGGTTGCGATCCCGGATATTTTTAATTTCGATCCAAGCAGCGTGCCGGAACCAGATGCCGGTCCTTACACCAGCGGCACTACGGCGACCACAAAACAATATGGCGTGTACGGCAGCACGCGTCTCAATCTGAGCGATCCGCTCAAGCTGATTCTTGGTGCGCGTCTCAGTTGGTACAAGACACAGACGGACAATCATAATTTCGTCACAGGTGTCACGACTCAAGGCAGACAAATCGCCTACAACAGCGAATTGACGCCTTATGCCGGCCTCGTCTATGAACTGAACGATCGCTACTCGCTGTATGCCAGTTACGCTGATATCTTTTTGCCGCAGACGACGCAGTTCACTGTCGGTGGCAAGGAGCTAGCTCCTATTGTTGGCAGTAACTACGAAATCGGTTTGAAGGGTGAATTCTTCAACGGCGCATTGAACGCATCGATCGCGGCCTTCCGCATCGATCAGAAAAACCGCGCGCAAGAAACAGTAGGCACTCCTTGTGCCGGTGCTGCGGTAACAGGCTGGTGTTATGAAGCGCAAGGGAAAGTACGCAGCGAAGGGATAGAAACCGAGGTTTCCGGCAAATTGACGCCGGACTGGGATCTCTTTGCCGGCTATACCTATAACAGTACGAAGTATATGAAAGACTTGCTCAACGAAGGCACCTCGTTCCGTACTCAAACACCACGTCATCTTTTCAAACTGTGGACACAGTATCGATTGCCAATCGACGAGCGTCGCTGGTCTGTTGGTGGCGGCATCAATGCACAAAGCAGCTATTACGCATTGAACGGGACAGTCAAATCGGAGCAGGGCGCTTTTAGTGTGTTGAAGATGAGCATTGTTTATCGCTATAGCGACAAGATCACTGCCTCGCTCGTCATCAACAATGTGCTCGATAAGGTTTACTACTCCGGCATCCGTGGCGTGAATTTCGGCAATGTCTATGGTGATCCACGCAATGCAACCTTGACGCTCAGAGCGAGTTTTTGA
- a CDS encoding FecR domain-containing protein: MSMPSMTPLLSAADGVRKSAALIDRTLLEAAANWYVDLKSQTSADFDHAALERWIATSDAHRRAWDLVQQLERHLGSMPSQLALPALQGAQQRRRTALKVLTLLLTAGTAGWAAHETTPWRAWSADYKTAPGERRTITLADGGTLELNTDTALDIRYDATRRVIRLHQGEIMIRTATDNAAGTASRDFIVETRQGSIRALGTRFSVRSDKGSTLVAVFEHAVEVAPFDTTESPVRVEAGQQAVFTDKAVGSLVPLERSQGAWTRGMLIAVDQRMDTFLAELSRYKRGQLHCDPAVAAMQITGAYRLDDIDAVLESLAASHAIRVRYFTRYWVQVGPLG, encoded by the coding sequence ATGAGCATGCCATCGATGACGCCGCTGTTGAGCGCCGCAGACGGAGTGCGCAAATCAGCCGCATTGATAGATCGCACCTTGCTGGAAGCTGCGGCCAACTGGTATGTAGATCTGAAAAGCCAAACGTCAGCAGACTTCGACCATGCCGCACTTGAACGATGGATCGCCACTAGCGACGCACATCGTCGTGCCTGGGATCTCGTACAACAACTGGAACGTCATCTCGGCAGCATGCCATCTCAGCTTGCACTGCCCGCACTGCAGGGGGCGCAACAGCGTCGGCGTACTGCATTAAAAGTTTTGACACTACTGCTGACTGCCGGCACTGCTGGTTGGGCGGCGCACGAAACCACACCGTGGCGCGCATGGAGTGCTGACTATAAAACCGCGCCGGGCGAGCGACGTACGATCACTCTGGCCGATGGCGGTACGCTGGAACTCAATACTGATACCGCGCTGGATATACGTTATGACGCGACCCGCCGTGTGATTCGCCTGCATCAAGGTGAAATCATGATACGCACTGCTACGGACAATGCTGCCGGTACAGCATCGCGTGACTTTATTGTCGAAACGAGACAGGGCAGCATACGCGCGCTCGGTACACGTTTCAGCGTGCGTAGTGACAAAGGCAGCACCTTGGTTGCTGTATTCGAACATGCGGTTGAGGTTGCACCATTTGATACGACAGAATCTCCGGTTCGGGTGGAAGCCGGTCAGCAAGCAGTCTTCACCGACAAGGCTGTCGGCTCGCTGGTTCCACTCGAACGCAGTCAGGGCGCATGGACACGCGGCATGCTGATCGCGGTTGATCAGCGTATGGATACCTTCCTCGCGGAATTGTCCAGATATAAACGTGGCCAACTTCATTGCGATCCTGCCGTGGCAGCGATGCAGATAACCGGCGCTTATCGCCTCGACGACATTGATGCCGTGCTGGAAAGTCTGGCAGCATCGCATGCCATACGTGTGCGCTACTTCACACGTTACTGGGTTCAGGTTGGACCGTTGGGTTGA
- a CDS encoding EAL domain-containing protein: MTFPALQQYLSRLHAAPRADSTLWLDEQGRAHGRYFNSTLTSAFQPIRTPESGEIVGVQGFMRSYSKSDAGLSLWKLLDTGATDEQSIELDRLCRLLHAVNFYRQPEMVDYDLYLSVHARLLAAVDSNHGMSFRRVLDVLGLPHKKIVLQLPLIQPDQAWLLNYVADNYRRNGFRLAVNAANARQGLELLDQVHPDVIKVDVREITDEEATLQLLRVAADQHVKLVFKRVESTAIYDRLRTLGTQARQTILAQGYLWDQPKASFAQEASASELETIATAGFAS; this comes from the coding sequence ATGACTTTCCCCGCCTTGCAACAATATCTCTCACGGCTGCACGCTGCACCTCGGGCCGACAGCACCTTGTGGCTGGATGAACAGGGACGGGCGCACGGCCGCTATTTCAATTCCACACTGACCAGCGCCTTTCAGCCGATACGTACGCCGGAATCCGGCGAGATCGTCGGTGTGCAAGGCTTCATGCGCAGTTATTCCAAAAGCGACGCAGGCTTGAGCCTGTGGAAGCTGCTGGATACTGGTGCCACCGATGAGCAATCGATAGAACTGGATCGTTTGTGCCGTCTGCTGCATGCGGTCAATTTCTATCGTCAACCGGAAATGGTTGATTACGATCTCTACCTTAGCGTGCATGCGCGTCTGCTGGCGGCGGTTGATAGCAATCACGGTATGTCCTTCCGTCGCGTGCTGGATGTACTCGGCTTGCCGCATAAAAAAATCGTTTTGCAATTGCCATTGATACAGCCGGATCAAGCCTGGTTGTTGAATTACGTTGCCGATAACTATCGCCGCAATGGCTTCCGTCTGGCAGTGAATGCTGCCAACGCGCGGCAAGGCTTGGAGTTGCTGGATCAAGTGCATCCTGATGTGATCAAGGTCGATGTACGTGAAATTACCGATGAAGAAGCCACGCTGCAATTATTGCGCGTAGCTGCGGATCAACACGTCAAGCTAGTTTTCAAGCGTGTAGAATCAACAGCGATTTATGACAGATTGCGCACGCTGGGTACACAAGCCCGGCAAACGATATTGGCGCAAGGTTATTTGTGGGATCAACCCAAGGCGAGCTTTGCACAGGAAGCGAGTGCAAGCGAGTTGGAGACTATCGCGACGGCAGGCTTTGCATCATGA
- the ssuD gene encoding FMNH2-dependent alkanesulfonate monooxygenase, producing MNVFWFLPTHGDSRYLGTSKGARQVDFDYLKQVAVSADTLGYDGVLLPTGRSCEDAWVAASSLIGETKQLKFLVAVRPGLSTPGLAVRMAATFDRLSKGRLLINVVTGGDQAELEADGLHASHSERYEITDEFLKVWRASLSGEGGDAGYDFEGQHIQVKGAKTLYPPVQKPYPPLYFGGSSPAAHELAAEQVDVYLTWGEPPAAVAEKIADMRARAAKHGRTLKFGIRLHVIVRETNEEAWKAADELIKYVDDDLIARAQASFNKMDSEGQRRMAALHGGKKDKLEVSPNLWAGVGLVRGGAGTALVGDPETVAARMQEYADLGIETFILSGYPHLEESYRFAELVFPLLGKGKARSGDAVLTGPFGEVISNDILPKVSQS from the coding sequence TTGAATGTTTTTTGGTTTTTGCCTACACATGGCGACAGTCGTTATCTGGGTACCTCGAAAGGTGCGCGTCAGGTTGATTTCGATTATCTGAAACAGGTAGCCGTATCGGCAGACACGTTGGGTTACGACGGCGTGTTGCTGCCGACCGGCCGTTCGTGCGAAGACGCATGGGTTGCAGCGTCGAGTTTGATCGGTGAAACCAAACAATTGAAATTTCTGGTCGCGGTACGCCCAGGTTTGAGTACGCCAGGTCTTGCGGTGCGCATGGCAGCTACTTTCGATCGTTTGTCGAAAGGACGCTTGTTGATCAATGTCGTGACTGGCGGCGATCAAGCCGAACTGGAAGCTGATGGCTTGCATGCGAGTCATTCCGAGCGCTACGAAATCACTGATGAATTTCTGAAAGTATGGCGCGCTTCATTGTCGGGTGAAGGCGGTGATGCCGGCTACGATTTTGAAGGCCAACACATACAGGTCAAGGGCGCGAAGACTTTGTACCCACCAGTACAAAAGCCGTATCCGCCGCTGTACTTCGGCGGCTCGTCGCCAGCAGCACATGAACTGGCAGCAGAACAAGTCGATGTCTATCTGACCTGGGGTGAACCGCCGGCAGCTGTGGCAGAAAAAATTGCCGACATGCGCGCACGTGCTGCTAAACACGGTCGCACTTTGAAGTTCGGTATACGCCTGCATGTGATCGTGCGCGAAACCAATGAAGAAGCATGGAAAGCCGCCGATGAGTTGATCAAGTACGTGGACGACGATCTGATCGCGCGTGCGCAGGCTTCATTCAACAAGATGGATTCTGAAGGCCAACGCCGCATGGCAGCGCTGCATGGCGGTAAAAAAGACAAGCTCGAAGTGTCTCCAAATCTGTGGGCTGGTGTCGGTCTGGTGCGCGGCGGCGCAGGCACAGCATTGGTCGGTGACCCAGAAACGGTTGCTGCACGTATGCAGGAATATGCAGACCTCGGCATCGAAACCTTCATCTTGTCGGGCTACCCGCATCTGGAAGAATCGTATCGCTTTGCCGAACTGGTATTCCCATTGCTGGGCAAAGGTAAGGCACGTTCGGGTGACGCGGTATTGACTGGCCCGTTCGGCGAAGTCATTTCCAATGACATCCTGCCTAAAGTTTCGCAGAGCTAA
- a CDS encoding TOBE domain-containing protein: MSIEKINARNQFKGKISNIILGDVVSEVDVETPAGIVTSVITTRSVKDLELKIGTEVVALVKATEVSIAKLL, encoded by the coding sequence ATGAGTATCGAAAAAATCAATGCACGCAATCAGTTCAAAGGCAAGATCAGCAACATCATTCTGGGTGACGTCGTATCGGAAGTTGATGTCGAAACGCCAGCCGGTATTGTTACCTCTGTCATTACGACACGCTCGGTCAAGGATCTGGAACTGAAGATCGGTACCGAAGTAGTTGCGCTGGTCAAGGCAACTGAAGTATCGATCGCCAAATTGTTATGA
- the ssuC gene encoding aliphatic sulfonate ABC transporter permease SsuC — MSAVLPTLATGSATAGKAKSTWRASGLKKLVPWIVPILLITIWQIAAQVGWLSSRILPEPFAVAKAAWALAISGELWTHVKVSLWRATTSFAVGGGLGLLLGLLTGTFKTAETLLDTTLQMIRNIPALALIPLVILWFGIEETSKIFLVAVGVFFPVYLNTFHGIRSVDKGLIEMAKSYGLSGWSLYRDVILPGALPSILVGVRFSLGLVWVLLIVAETISAQSGIGYMTMNAREFLQTDVVLVGILLYALLGKLADVVSRALEGYWLRWHPGYRH; from the coding sequence ATGAGCGCTGTTCTCCCAACTCTCGCTACCGGTAGTGCTACTGCCGGCAAAGCAAAATCGACATGGCGCGCCAGTGGTTTGAAAAAACTGGTGCCGTGGATAGTGCCGATTTTGTTGATCACTATTTGGCAGATCGCCGCACAAGTTGGCTGGCTCTCCAGCCGTATTTTGCCCGAGCCGTTTGCGGTGGCGAAAGCAGCATGGGCATTGGCGATATCCGGTGAGTTATGGACGCACGTCAAAGTCAGTCTGTGGCGCGCAACCACTAGTTTTGCCGTAGGTGGCGGTCTGGGCTTGTTGCTGGGCTTGCTGACTGGCACGTTTAAAACGGCAGAGACTTTGCTCGATACGACATTGCAGATGATCCGCAATATTCCGGCGCTGGCATTGATTCCATTGGTGATTCTGTGGTTCGGAATTGAAGAGACATCGAAGATTTTTCTAGTCGCAGTCGGCGTGTTCTTCCCGGTCTATCTGAATACCTTCCACGGTATCCGTTCGGTTGATAAAGGCTTGATCGAAATGGCGAAGAGCTACGGCTTGTCCGGCTGGTCGCTGTATCGCGATGTGATCTTGCCAGGTGCCTTGCCATCGATATTGGTAGGCGTGCGCTTCTCGCTCGGTTTGGTGTGGGTGTTGCTGATCGTGGCGGAGACTATTTCGGCGCAATCAGGTATCGGTTACATGACGATGAATGCACGTGAATTCCTGCAAACAGATGTCGTGCTGGTAGGCATTCTTCTGTACGCCTTGCTCGGAAAACTCGCTGATGTCGTGTCACGCGCATTGGAAGGTTACTGGTTGCGTTGGCATCCCGGTTACCGCCATTAA
- a CDS encoding RBBP9/YdeN family alpha/beta hydrolase, producing MTSLSDYRVLVAPGLHSSGAEHWQTRWENRYPNFQRVEQDDWAQPELLRWSQRMTEVLLESDQPTLIVAHSFGCLTTMHAASRGHFDLAGALLVAPADPEKFGVDHLLRDARLPCPSIVIGSTNDPWMAGDRAAYWADIWGSDFISAGALGHINSESNLGDWEQGLQQLQKLLERAQADYN from the coding sequence ATGACTTCTTTATCCGACTATCGTGTGCTGGTGGCACCTGGCTTGCACAGCAGCGGTGCCGAGCATTGGCAAACGCGCTGGGAAAACCGCTATCCAAATTTTCAGCGAGTAGAACAAGACGATTGGGCGCAACCGGAATTGCTGCGCTGGTCGCAACGCATGACTGAAGTCCTGCTTGAATCGGATCAGCCCACTCTGATCGTGGCACATAGCTTCGGTTGCCTGACGACTATGCATGCGGCCAGTCGCGGTCACTTTGATCTGGCGGGTGCCTTGTTGGTTGCGCCGGCAGATCCAGAGAAGTTTGGTGTGGATCATCTCTTGCGCGATGCACGCTTGCCGTGCCCATCCATCGTGATAGGCAGTACCAACGATCCGTGGATGGCTGGTGATAGAGCTGCTTACTGGGCAGATATCTGGGGCAGCGACTTCATCAGTGCTGGCGCTTTGGGTCACATCAATTCCGAATCCAATCTGGGTGATTGGGAGCAGGGCTTGCAGCAATTACAAAAGCTGCTGGAGAGAGCGCAGGCTGACTACAACTAA
- a CDS encoding ATP-binding cassette domain-containing protein: MQTNQIEQQSVAAATPTSAKRGIRVTVENLFKSYSGREVLKSIELVLEPGEFVAVVGRSGCGKSTLLRLIAELETADSGKLTFGDGKSAPETRIMFQDSRLLPWKRVLDNVALGLPKKDDSLKALRQVGLEERAGEWPAVLSGGQRQRVALARALVHDPELLLLDEPLGALDALTRIEMQQLIETLWQKRGFTALLVTHDVQEAIALADRVVLIEDGRITLDERIPLARPRARGNATFAQLEERILAHVLQIPPSADAQDTSLGDVSLLKTVNQFAWAV, from the coding sequence ATGCAAACAAATCAGATAGAGCAACAAAGCGTCGCTGCGGCGACGCCGACATCGGCCAAGCGCGGCATACGCGTCACGGTAGAAAACCTGTTCAAGTCCTATAGCGGCCGCGAGGTTTTGAAATCGATCGAGCTGGTACTGGAGCCAGGCGAATTTGTCGCCGTCGTCGGTCGCAGCGGTTGCGGCAAAAGTACCTTGCTGCGCCTGATCGCAGAACTGGAAACGGCAGACAGCGGCAAACTCACTTTCGGCGATGGCAAGAGCGCGCCGGAAACTCGCATCATGTTTCAGGATTCACGCTTGTTGCCATGGAAGCGTGTGCTCGACAACGTCGCACTCGGTTTGCCGAAGAAAGACGATTCCCTGAAGGCATTACGTCAGGTCGGATTGGAAGAACGTGCCGGTGAATGGCCAGCGGTATTGTCCGGCGGCCAGCGTCAACGCGTCGCACTGGCACGCGCGCTGGTGCATGACCCTGAACTGTTGTTGCTGGATGAACCGCTCGGTGCACTCGATGCACTGACACGGATCGAGATGCAGCAATTGATAGAAACGCTGTGGCAAAAGCGCGGCTTTACCGCATTGCTGGTGACGCACGATGTACAGGAAGCGATTGCGCTGGCTGATCGTGTGGTGCTGATCGAGGATGGTCGCATCACATTGGATGAACGTATTCCACTGGCGCGACCACGTGCACGCGGTAATGCAACGTTTGCACAATTGGAAGAACGCATCCTTGCGCATGTATTGCAGATTCCACCTTCCGCTGATGCACAAGATACTTCTCTGGGCGATGTCTCGCTGTTGAAAACAGTGAACCAGTTTGCCTGGGCAGTTTGA
- a CDS encoding sigma-70 family RNA polymerase sigma factor — protein sequence MASADSPHQQQVHTLYTDHHGWLQSWLRRKLGNAFDAADLAHDTFVRVMSNRNVTHLREPRGYLVTIAHGLVIDRFRRQALENAYLEALAMYPESEAISQETHAIIIETLVAIDRMLDELGSRTRQIFMLAQIEELRYVDIARRLGISLPTVKKHLVRAYTECLVLAAA from the coding sequence ATGGCATCCGCCGATTCCCCTCATCAGCAACAGGTGCACACGCTGTATACCGACCATCACGGTTGGTTGCAGAGTTGGCTGCGCCGCAAGCTCGGCAATGCATTTGATGCTGCCGATTTGGCGCACGATACCTTCGTCCGCGTCATGAGCAACCGCAATGTCACACACTTGCGCGAACCGCGCGGTTATCTGGTGACGATTGCGCACGGCTTGGTGATCGATCGCTTTCGTCGGCAGGCCTTGGAAAACGCATATCTCGAAGCACTCGCGATGTATCCTGAGTCGGAAGCCATCTCGCAGGAAACGCATGCCATCATCATTGAAACGCTGGTAGCTATCGACCGCATGCTGGATGAACTTGGTTCGCGTACCAGGCAAATCTTCATGCTCGCGCAAATCGAAGAGTTGCGCTATGTCGATATCGCCCGCCGTCTCGGTATTTCTCTGCCTACTGTGAAGAAGCATCTGGTGCGCGCCTACACTGAATGTCTGGTGCTGGCGGCAGCATGA